GATTTGCGGTTTCCAATCAGTCAAAACAGGAAAAGGTCGAACAGGAATACCGTACCAAGCAATCGTCTGAACGCTACAAAACCCACCTTCAAAAACTCACAAGTGTCCCGCACTTGGCCGGCACACCGGAAAATGAAAAAGTGCGGGATTACATCGCCGATGTAATGCGCAAGGCAGGATGGCAGGTAGAGATTTTTCCTCACGATATTTACCTTTCCAAAAGCCCCGGCGAAAGCTTGGTTGAGGTGGTAGAGCCGATTCGGATGCCGCTCAACAACCGTGAGTTTATCATCAAAGAAGACAAATATTCGGGCGATCCCCGTCTCACTCCGGGCTGGAACTCATATTCAGGCACGGGAGATGTGACGACTGAAGTGGTCTATGCCAACTACGGACGTAAAGAAGATTTTGAACAACTGAAAGCCATGGGCGTTTCGGTCAAAGGAAAAATCGTATTGGCGCGTTACGGAGGAAACTTCCGGGGCTATAAAGCCAAACACGCCGAAGCCGCGGGGGCGGCGGGCGTCATTATTTATACCGACCCCGCCGACAACGGCTATATGAAAGGCGTGACCTTTCCGGAAGGCTCACAACCCAACGACAACACCATTCAGCGCGGCTCTTTACTGACCGTCGATTATACCGGCGACCCCTTAACCCCTTTTGAACCGGCGCTTCCGCTGGACGGCCCTAAAAAGATCAAACGCCTTGACCCCAAAGATGCCGCGTTTCATAAAATTCCCGTGACGCCCCTGCCGTGGGGCTCGGCCGTTGAAATCCTCAAACGCATGACCGGCAAAGCCGTACCGGCCGGCTGGCAGGGTGGATTGCCGCTGGCCTATCGCCTGGAAGGCGGCTCGGAGCTGAAAGTGCATTTAAAAGTAAAGCAGGACAAAGAATTCGTGCGTATTTATGAAGTAGTAGGCACCCTCACCGGCAGCGAGTTTCCGGATGAATGGATCATTGCAGGCTGCCACTACGATGCGTGGTCGTACGGCTCCACCGATCCCAACAGCGGTACTGCCATGCTTTTGACCTTGGCTGAATCGTTGGGAAAACTACCCCAAAAACCGAAGCGTACGGTCAAGATCTGCCATTGGGATGCCGAAGAGCACGGCGTCATCGGCTCAGCCGAATGGGTAGAGCAGATGCGCGACGAGCTGAGCGCCAAAGCAGTGGCCTACATGAACTATGACGCGGCGGTTTCGGGAAAAATATTCGGCGGCAGTTCGTCGCCTTCGTTGAAAAAACTACTCATTGAAGCCACGCAATCCGTTCAATATCCTGATTCCAACAAAACCGTTTACGAACATTGGATGGCGCAGAAAGGAGGCAGAAAAGGCAGTACCGTAGGCATCACCGGCACCGCTCCCGTGGCCATAGCCGATGAGCCAACGATTGGCAATTTGGGCGGAGGCTCAGATCACATTGCGTTCTATATGCACGCCGGAATTCCTTCATTGAGCGCCGGGGTGAGCGGACCTACGCTGTACCATTCTCAGTACGATGACCTGTTTTTCTATAATAAATTTGTGGATTCGACCTACAAAATGGGCCCGATGGTGGAGCAAGTGGTAGGAACGATGTCACTGCGGCTGGCCAACGCCGATATTTTACCGTATGATGTTTCCCGGTATGCCACCGACTTAGCCACGCACCTCAAAACTGCCGAAAAGGCCATTAAAGTGTATAAGTCTGATTACTCGGTGGATAAATTATTGGCGCAGGTAGAAACCCTGAAGCAAAACGCCGAGCAGTTTGAAAGCCGCATCAAAACGCTTCTGACTTCCGAGCAGCTCGACAAGGCAAAATTGGCAGCCATCAACAAAGAATTGCGGAACCTGGAAAAAGCTTTTCTCGACCCCAAAGGCATGGCCTACGGTTCTTGGTACCGCTCGTTGTACGCTTCCTCAGACCCTTACAGCGGCTACGCTTCGTGGATGCTGCCGGCGTTTCAGTACGAAGCATCGCTTAAGTCAACGGCCAACCTGCCGGATATCGAAGCACGTCATGCCAAGGCCATTGAAACGTTGAATACAAAAATCGTGACAATGAACCAACAATTGGGCGGCAGTGCCTCCTCTTTGGGCGGGGCCAAAAATTAAGGCCGGCAAACCTAAGATTGTGAGTATCTTAGGTTCATTTCTGTCTTATTTATAGGAGTAATTTGTAATCGTATATAACGCATGAAATGGCCTAAAAATAAGGTATTACTGAGTGTATCAGCGCTGGTTTTTGTCGGGGCATGGTGGAACATCCTCCCCGACAATCACGTTGATTTCAACACAGAAGTAAAGCCGATTCTCAATAAAAAGTGCATGGCTTGTCACGGAGGCGTGAAAAAAGCGGGTGGTTTCAGCCTGTTGTTTCGGGAAGAAGCCCTCGCCAACACAAAATCGGGCAAGCCTGCCATCCTTCCCGGCGATGCCGACGGCTCAACTTTTATCCAAGTGCTGACGCATGCTGATCCTGAAAAACGGATGCCCAAAAAAGGCGATCCGCTGACCGACGAAGAAATTGAAATTCTACGGGATTGGGTAGACGAAGGAGCTGAATGGGGTACGCACTGGGCCTACAGCCCCGTAGAAAAACCCGCAGTTCCGCAACCCGGTTGGTGGGATAAGCTTTTCCAAAAAACACCTTGGGGTACTTCTGATATTGATCGTTTTGTCTTTCAAAAACAGCAGGAGCAAAACAGCGATGCCCTGCGCCCATCGCCCGAAGCTGACCGGGCCACCCTTCTGCGCCGGGTTACGCTTGACCTGACGGGCCTGACCCCCACGGCCGCACAATACGGAAAATTCCTGAACGACAAAAGCCCCAAAGCCTACGAAAAGGTAGTGGATTCGTTGCTGGCCTCGCCTGCGTTTGGAGAGCGGTGGGCGGCGATGTGGCTCGATCTGGCGCGTTATGCCGATTCCCGAGGCTACGAAAAAGACGATGTGCGCAACATTTGGCGCTACCGGGATTGGGTCATCAAAGCCTTTAACGAAAACAAGCCTTACGACCGGTTTATCACCGAACAGCTCGCCGGCGATCTGCTCCCCAACCGCACCGAGAACGAACTGATCGCCACGGGGTTTCATCGCAATACCATGAACAACGATGAAGGCGGGACCGACAACGAAGAGTTTCGCACGTCTGAAGTCCTCGACCGCGTCAGCACCACGTGGGAGGCATTGCAGGGAACGACGTTTTCGTGTGTGCAATGCCACAGCCACCCTTACGACCCCTTTCGGCACGAGGAGTACTATAAATTCATGGCTTTTCTGAACAATACCAGCGATCAGGATGTCAGCGACGAAGCGTCTTTTCTGCGGTTTTTTAACGAAAAAGACCAACAAAAACTGGACGAACTCACCGCGTGGCTGAAGAAAAATACCACGCCGCAAAAAGCCGAACACTATACGCACTACGTTCGTACGCTGGAGCCGAGGATTTACTTCCACCTATTTGACCAATACAAAAACGGTACACTTGAACCCACCGCCGCCGCCATGCTGCAAAACAACGGGTCGCTTCGGCTGAAGCAGGCCCCCGTCAGAGGTAAGCGAAAAATGCTGCTGTATTATCGCTCTCAGCAACCCGGCACCGTAGCTAAAATAACGACCGACAGCCTCAACGGACCGCTCATGGCGACGGTAAAGTTAGATACGTCAAAAAATTGGAGTTTCAGAATTGCCTACATTGATCTACCCACGTTCTCGACCCGAAAAGACCTGCATTTTTCGTTTACCAATGCCAAAATAAAAGACCAAAAAGCCGACATAGCATCGCTGCTGTGGGTCGCTTTTTGGGACGAAGAATTTCCGGGCAAAGGGAAGCCGGGCTACGAAGAACAGTACGCCAACTTCCAAAAACTGTTGGTAACCTCGGCCGAGACGATGCCCATTATGCAGGAAAACCCTGCCGAATACGCCCGCACAACACACATCTTTGAGCGCGGCAGTTTTTTAAGTCCCGCCGCGGCCGTTACGCCCGATGTTCCCAAATCATTACATCCGTTTCCGCAAAGCGCCCCGCGTAATCGGCTGGGTCTGGCCCAATGGCTCACGTCCACCCAAAATCCGCTGACCGCCCGCGTAGCCGTAAATCGTTTTTGGGAACAGTTGTTCGGAACGGGACTTGTCGAAACCCTTGAAGATTTCGGGTCGCAGGGCTTTTCACCCACACACTTGGAATTGTTGAATTATTTGTCGTACAAATTCATGCACG
Above is a window of Runella slithyformis DSM 19594 DNA encoding:
- a CDS encoding DUF1553 domain-containing protein is translated as MKWPKNKVLLSVSALVFVGAWWNILPDNHVDFNTEVKPILNKKCMACHGGVKKAGGFSLLFREEALANTKSGKPAILPGDADGSTFIQVLTHADPEKRMPKKGDPLTDEEIEILRDWVDEGAEWGTHWAYSPVEKPAVPQPGWWDKLFQKTPWGTSDIDRFVFQKQQEQNSDALRPSPEADRATLLRRVTLDLTGLTPTAAQYGKFLNDKSPKAYEKVVDSLLASPAFGERWAAMWLDLARYADSRGYEKDDVRNIWRYRDWVIKAFNENKPYDRFITEQLAGDLLPNRTENELIATGFHRNTMNNDEGGTDNEEFRTSEVLDRVSTTWEALQGTTFSCVQCHSHPYDPFRHEEYYKFMAFLNNTSDQDVSDEASFLRFFNEKDQQKLDELTAWLKKNTTPQKAEHYTHYVRTLEPRIYFHLFDQYKNGTLEPTAAAMLQNNGSLRLKQAPVRGKRKMLLYYRSQQPGTVAKITTDSLNGPLMATVKLDTSKNWSFRIAYIDLPTFSTRKDLHFSFTNAKIKDQKADIASLLWVAFWDEEFPGKGKPGYEEQYANFQKLLVTSAETMPIMQENPAEYARTTHIFERGSFLSPAAAVTPDVPKSLHPFPQSAPRNRLGLAQWLTSTQNPLTARVAVNRFWEQLFGTGLVETLEDFGSQGFSPTHLELLNYLSYKFMHDYQWQMKPLLKEIVLSATYRQDSRATEAQIARDPSNRWLARGPRVRLTGEQIRDQALTVSGLLSKKMYGKPVMPYQPKGVWQVVYSGISWTQSQGEDAYRRAIYTFIRRSSPYPSMLTFDGSNRDVCLARRIRTNTPLQALVTLNDSAFVEMSVKFAERMDKEGGKGVPAKLQRGYWLMTGHPLPPAKQKVLINLYTEAVRRFEKEREKAARWVGRENAAPHDAALAFVANTMLNMDEFISKQ
- a CDS encoding M28 family peptidase, whose product is MKYTFMAGGLLLCGLYAHAQKSISGFAVSNQSKQEKVEQEYRTKQSSERYKTHLQKLTSVPHLAGTPENEKVRDYIADVMRKAGWQVEIFPHDIYLSKSPGESLVEVVEPIRMPLNNREFIIKEDKYSGDPRLTPGWNSYSGTGDVTTEVVYANYGRKEDFEQLKAMGVSVKGKIVLARYGGNFRGYKAKHAEAAGAAGVIIYTDPADNGYMKGVTFPEGSQPNDNTIQRGSLLTVDYTGDPLTPFEPALPLDGPKKIKRLDPKDAAFHKIPVTPLPWGSAVEILKRMTGKAVPAGWQGGLPLAYRLEGGSELKVHLKVKQDKEFVRIYEVVGTLTGSEFPDEWIIAGCHYDAWSYGSTDPNSGTAMLLTLAESLGKLPQKPKRTVKICHWDAEEHGVIGSAEWVEQMRDELSAKAVAYMNYDAAVSGKIFGGSSSPSLKKLLIEATQSVQYPDSNKTVYEHWMAQKGGRKGSTVGITGTAPVAIADEPTIGNLGGGSDHIAFYMHAGIPSLSAGVSGPTLYHSQYDDLFFYNKFVDSTYKMGPMVEQVVGTMSLRLANADILPYDVSRYATDLATHLKTAEKAIKVYKSDYSVDKLLAQVETLKQNAEQFESRIKTLLTSEQLDKAKLAAINKELRNLEKAFLDPKGMAYGSWYRSLYASSDPYSGYASWMLPAFQYEASLKSTANLPDIEARHAKAIETLNTKIVTMNQQLGGSASSLGGAKN